The proteins below come from a single Prochlorococcus marinus str. MIT 9215 genomic window:
- a CDS encoding cytidylyltransferase domain-containing protein: MINNKKVLAIVPARGGSKGLPGKNLKEFRGFSLVANVGNLIRNFSIIDRSIVSTDSMEIAKEAKSSGLDVPFYRPEELSGDFIGDIDVLKHAISEMEKLDKTKYEIVLMLQPTSPLRSLNEIQKCLDLFIKKSADSVWTVSKTDKKYHPLKQLKLQKDNKMSLYDKEGSKIIARQQLDDLFHRNGAVYVISRDLILNQSSLIGKRSFAYISDIPHISIDTLEDLQIAEELSFSIDETL; the protein is encoded by the coding sequence ATGATAAATAATAAAAAAGTTTTAGCAATTGTCCCCGCTAGAGGGGGAAGTAAGGGTTTACCAGGTAAAAATCTTAAGGAATTTAGAGGGTTCTCCTTAGTCGCTAATGTAGGAAATTTAATTAGGAATTTTTCAATAATTGACCGTTCCATAGTATCAACTGACTCAATGGAAATTGCGAAAGAAGCAAAATCTTCTGGTCTTGATGTCCCTTTTTACAGACCAGAGGAATTAAGTGGAGATTTTATTGGAGATATTGATGTTCTAAAACATGCCATATCTGAAATGGAAAAGTTGGATAAAACTAAATATGAAATTGTTTTAATGCTTCAACCGACGTCTCCATTAAGAAGTCTCAATGAAATACAAAAATGCCTCGATTTATTTATTAAAAAATCCGCAGATTCTGTATGGACAGTATCGAAAACTGATAAAAAATATCATCCTTTAAAACAATTAAAATTACAAAAAGATAATAAAATGAGCCTTTACGATAAAGAGGGTTCCAAAATAATTGCAAGACAACAACTAGATGATTTATTTCATAGAAACGGAGCTGTTTATGTTATTTCAAGAGATTTGATATTAAATCAATCAAGTTTAATAGGTAAAAGGAGTTTTGCTTACATATCTGACATACCCCATATAAGCATAGACACTTTGGAGGATCTACAAATAGCAGAGGAATTAAGTTTTAGCATTGATGAGACTTTATAA
- a CDS encoding 2-hydroxyacid dehydrogenase: protein MANLLYFLADRIPQDLRSLVIKYIQNEGYSYKLCFYSETKEEIIKKIKWSDVILFAPGRFLDNEILCEAQHIKLMQLWSSGFDKFNIDGASKYNIPVANNGGSNAISVAEHTILLLLATSRKIVEGHQRVVNGMWPGNSHGLDMVMLHEKKLGIIGLGNIGREVAKRAKSFGMEILYVDPLEPSQDLINTLQLKKCNMDELMQTSDFITLHMHLNKETKGIIGKSEIDLMKKNSIIINVSRSQLIDIDYLYKKLAKKEILGAGFDVYEFEPTTGFEHYLNLPNVVCTPHTAGSTIDIYKKALSNCMKNIRLSLKGIEPNWIVNSK, encoded by the coding sequence ATGGCAAACTTACTTTATTTTTTAGCTGATCGTATACCTCAAGATTTGAGAAGTCTAGTAATTAAATATATCCAAAATGAAGGTTACTCTTATAAATTATGTTTTTATTCAGAAACTAAAGAGGAAATAATAAAAAAAATAAAATGGTCGGATGTAATATTATTCGCACCTGGAAGATTTCTTGATAATGAAATTCTTTGCGAGGCTCAACATATTAAACTTATGCAACTCTGGAGTTCTGGGTTTGATAAGTTTAATATTGATGGTGCTTCTAAATATAATATTCCAGTTGCAAATAATGGAGGTTCTAACGCTATATCAGTCGCAGAACATACTATTCTTTTACTTTTGGCTACATCTCGAAAAATTGTCGAAGGACATCAAAGAGTTGTCAATGGAATGTGGCCTGGAAATTCACATGGTTTAGATATGGTTATGCTTCATGAAAAAAAATTAGGGATAATTGGTTTAGGAAATATTGGTAGAGAAGTTGCTAAAAGGGCAAAATCTTTTGGAATGGAAATTTTATATGTTGATCCACTTGAGCCTTCCCAAGATCTAATTAATACGCTCCAACTAAAAAAATGTAATATGGATGAATTAATGCAAACTTCAGATTTTATTACTCTTCATATGCATTTAAATAAAGAAACAAAAGGAATAATTGGTAAATCAGAAATAGATTTAATGAAAAAAAATTCAATTATCATTAATGTATCAAGATCTCAATTGATAGATATAGATTATTTATATAAGAAATTAGCCAAAAAAGAGATTCTTGGGGCTGGGTTCGATGTTTATGAATTTGAACCCACTACTGGATTTGAACATTATTTAAATCTACCTAATGTTGTCTGTACTCCTCACACTGCTGGTTCAACTATAGATATTTATAAGAAAGCTCTTAGCAATTGTATGAAGAATATTCGATTGAGTTTGAAAGGCATAGAGCCAAATTGGATAGTGAATTCTAAATAA
- a CDS encoding HAD family hydrolase, whose protein sequence is MNRISYSIFVFDFDGTLINSNNLKRDNFFEVCSRYELDRGYLNQLLSSPQNYDRYTIFERFCKYYKIDESYLNLAKEYTSLCKRKIKECSKREGPEALLSELFLSKKKVFVNSATPEKDLIDLVGLVFSYDFDGIFGRPNSKVKNLIRILDLTKTKPNEIIMIGDGIDDLEAANEIGCEFIGLKNGTLELNGEKNLISDMKNIKENYLLT, encoded by the coding sequence GTGAATAGAATAAGTTATTCCATTTTTGTTTTTGATTTTGATGGGACATTAATAAATTCAAATAATTTAAAAAGAGATAATTTCTTTGAAGTTTGCTCAAGATATGAACTTGATAGGGGTTATTTAAATCAATTATTAAGTTCTCCTCAAAATTATGATAGATATACTATTTTTGAAAGATTTTGTAAATATTACAAGATTGATGAAAGTTATTTAAATTTAGCTAAAGAATATACTAGTTTATGTAAAAGAAAGATAAAGGAATGTTCTAAAAGGGAAGGTCCTGAAGCCTTACTTTCGGAATTATTCTTAAGTAAAAAAAAAGTTTTTGTAAATAGTGCAACTCCTGAAAAAGATTTAATTGATTTGGTAGGGTTAGTATTTAGTTATGATTTTGATGGAATATTTGGTAGACCTAATTCAAAAGTAAAAAATTTAATAAGAATATTAGATTTAACAAAGACTAAACCAAATGAGATAATAATGATTGGAGATGGAATAGATGACCTTGAAGCTGCAAATGAAATAGGGTGTGAATTTATTGGACTTAAAAATGGTACCCTTGAATTGAATGGAGAAAAAAATTTAATCTCCGACATGAAAAATATAAAAGAAAATTACTTGTTAACTTAA
- a CDS encoding N-acetylneuraminate synthase family protein, with product MNIKTFDFNNLFVFDLANNHQGDVNHALKIIKNIGQLCKKNRIRGVFKFQYRQLDSFIHPSHKENSDNKHINRFLSTKLNQNDFQLLFDEAKKYDLLTMCTPFDEESVEIITKMGFDLIKLASCSAKDWPLLEKFPESGLPIIFSTGGLSISGIDDLVSFFTHQGCEFAIMHCISIYPIPENNFYLDQIDFLKKRYPDRVIGWSTHEDPDDTCPISIAVAKGAKIFERHVGIETDNIKLNSYSSTPEQLQKWITAYKKAVNLCGVKKLEGRPSLEVESIDLLSRGVYAKENIKAGTTLKRSQVFFAMPYEEGQLKSGEWKEGIKTTDEIRLNNSVKYKNISIPEKLKMQVLKSAVHEVKALLNQAQIKLNSEFEVEYSHHYGIENFKEFGVVIINCINREYCKKLLIQLPGQKHPYHHHRLKEETFQVLYGEMTIHIDDHTRVLRPGDTCLVLPGVWHSFSTEIGAIVEEVSTTHFNNDSIYKDKKIQKMKRDERKTTVDHWGRYQIPSSK from the coding sequence ATGAATATAAAAACTTTTGATTTTAATAATTTATTTGTATTTGATTTAGCAAATAACCATCAAGGAGATGTAAATCATGCTTTAAAAATTATTAAAAATATAGGTCAGCTTTGCAAGAAGAATCGAATTAGAGGAGTTTTTAAATTTCAATATCGTCAATTAGATAGCTTTATTCATCCTAGTCATAAAGAGAATAGTGATAATAAACATATAAATAGATTCTTATCAACAAAATTAAATCAAAATGATTTTCAATTACTTTTTGATGAAGCAAAGAAATATGACTTATTGACGATGTGCACTCCTTTTGACGAAGAGTCTGTAGAAATAATTACAAAAATGGGTTTTGATCTTATTAAGTTGGCAAGCTGCTCAGCTAAAGATTGGCCTTTATTAGAAAAATTCCCCGAATCTGGATTGCCGATTATATTTTCAACAGGTGGGTTATCAATTTCTGGAATAGATGATCTTGTAAGCTTTTTTACTCATCAAGGATGTGAATTTGCCATCATGCACTGTATTTCAATTTATCCAATACCAGAAAATAATTTTTATTTAGATCAAATTGATTTTCTTAAAAAAAGATATCCTGACAGAGTAATTGGTTGGTCTACTCATGAAGATCCCGACGATACATGCCCAATATCAATAGCTGTTGCAAAGGGGGCAAAGATATTTGAGAGACATGTAGGTATCGAGACAGATAATATAAAACTTAATTCTTATTCTTCAACCCCCGAGCAATTACAAAAATGGATAACAGCTTATAAAAAAGCAGTTAACTTATGTGGAGTGAAAAAATTAGAAGGTCGTCCTTCCTTAGAAGTAGAGTCTATAGACCTTTTATCAAGAGGAGTGTATGCAAAAGAAAATATTAAGGCTGGGACAACTTTAAAAAGAAGTCAAGTTTTTTTTGCAATGCCTTATGAAGAAGGTCAGCTTAAGTCTGGAGAATGGAAGGAGGGTATTAAGACTACTGATGAAATTAGACTTAACAATTCGGTGAAATATAAAAATATATCAATACCTGAAAAGTTAAAAATGCAGGTTTTGAAATCTGCAGTTCATGAAGTAAAGGCACTTTTAAATCAGGCGCAAATTAAACTAAATAGTGAATTTGAAGTAGAGTATTCTCATCATTATGGGATTGAGAATTTTAAAGAATTTGGAGTTGTAATAATTAACTGTATAAACAGGGAATACTGTAAAAAATTGCTTATTCAATTACCAGGACAAAAACACCCATATCATCACCATCGTTTAAAAGAAGAAACATTTCAAGTTCTTTATGGTGAAATGACTATACATATAGATGACCATACAAGAGTATTAAGACCAGGAGATACATGTCTAGTTTTGCCTGGGGTTTGGCATAGTTTTAGTACTGAAATTGGAGCTATTGTTGAAGAGGTTTCAACAACACACTTTAACAATGATTCTATTTATAAGGATAAAAAAATCCAAAAAATGAAAAGAGATGAAAGAAAGACAACAGTAGATCACTGGGGGAGATATCAGATCCCAAGTTCAAAATAG
- a CDS encoding Gfo/Idh/MocA family protein, which translates to MRVKIFGAGSIGNHLSNAARSLGWEVDICDISNDALERTKNLIYPSRYKKWDEKIGLYLNHEAPKGIYDLIFIGTPPKFHIPLAIEALKENPQGILIEKPLCTPDLNGADDLVAFSEDKNIPVYVGYDHTLAESTQLFLSKCISNEDIVWETLDVQFREHWGGIFNAHPWLNGPGDSYLGYSELGGGSTCEHSHALNLWQYFSQVLGKGQIVEVQAMMDFFVEDKVKYDKCAFFNLKTEKNFTGRVVQDVITKPSSKKARIQSGDAYLEWLCSYKENSDLVTNNINSEMEEIVFKKSRPEDFIVELKHIQNNLNYKEISPISLRNGLNTMLVIGAGFLSNKIKKNVFIDYSVGYNYKAFSY; encoded by the coding sequence ATGAGAGTAAAAATATTTGGAGCAGGTTCCATAGGAAACCACTTATCTAATGCAGCAAGATCATTAGGATGGGAAGTGGATATTTGTGATATTAGTAATGATGCACTTGAGCGAACAAAAAATCTTATTTATCCCTCAAGATACAAAAAGTGGGATGAAAAGATTGGCCTCTATTTGAATCATGAAGCTCCTAAAGGTATATACGATTTAATATTTATTGGAACTCCACCTAAATTTCATATTCCTCTTGCAATAGAGGCTTTAAAAGAAAATCCTCAAGGCATATTAATTGAAAAGCCTTTATGTACACCTGATTTGAATGGTGCTGATGATTTAGTGGCTTTCTCTGAAGATAAAAATATACCGGTTTATGTAGGGTATGATCATACACTTGCTGAATCTACTCAGCTTTTCCTTTCAAAATGTATCTCCAATGAAGATATAGTCTGGGAAACTTTAGATGTACAATTTAGAGAACATTGGGGTGGTATTTTTAATGCTCATCCTTGGTTAAATGGTCCTGGTGATAGTTATCTTGGTTATTCAGAATTAGGAGGAGGGTCAACCTGTGAACATTCTCATGCATTAAATCTGTGGCAGTACTTTTCCCAGGTACTTGGTAAAGGTCAGATTGTTGAAGTGCAAGCCATGATGGATTTTTTTGTTGAAGATAAAGTTAAATATGACAAATGTGCTTTTTTTAATTTAAAAACAGAAAAAAACTTTACGGGAAGGGTTGTACAAGATGTAATTACCAAGCCTTCTTCAAAAAAAGCTAGGATTCAATCTGGAGATGCTTATCTAGAGTGGCTTTGTTCATATAAAGAAAATTCTGACTTGGTTACAAATAATATTAATTCAGAAATGGAGGAAATTGTCTTTAAAAAATCTAGACCTGAGGATTTTATAGTTGAACTAAAACATATCCAAAATAATCTTAATTACAAAGAAATATCTCCAATATCACTACGAAATGGGTTGAACACAATGTTAGTTATTGGGGCTGGTTTTCTTTCTAATAAGATCAAAAAAAATGTATTTATTGATTATTCGGTCGGGTATAATTATAAAGCTTTCTCGTATTAA